Proteins encoded within one genomic window of Bacillus thuringiensis:
- a CDS encoding PTS sugar transporter subunit IIC, with protein MAILQGLALLLVVLCLFTLFSYRAPYGMKAMGALANAAIASFLIEAFHRYIGGEMFHNDFLQSVGEASGSMSGVAAAILVALAIGVSPVYAVLIGIATSGFGILPGFFAGYVCAFVVKFLEKKLPAGVEFLAILFIAAPISRGMAMLMDPLVNATLGKIGSMISVATTESPIIMGIMLGGLITVISTSPLSSMALTAMLGLTGLPMAIGSLAVAASAPMNFIFFKRLKICSKKDTIAVAIEPLTQADVVSANPIPIYATNFVGGALAGIITSLFQLVNNAPGTASPIPGLLVLFGFNDVVKVTIAAVLCGIVTTIVGYIGSIVFRKYPIRSADEIRGITSEEKVA; from the coding sequence ATGGCTATCTTGCAAGGTTTAGCACTATTACTTGTTGTACTTTGTCTATTTACACTTTTTAGTTACCGTGCTCCTTACGGCATGAAAGCAATGGGTGCTTTAGCTAATGCAGCAATCGCAAGTTTTCTTATTGAAGCATTTCACCGTTATATCGGTGGAGAAATGTTTCATAATGACTTTCTACAATCAGTAGGAGAAGCTTCTGGTAGTATGAGCGGTGTCGCAGCAGCAATTTTAGTCGCACTAGCAATCGGTGTTTCACCTGTATATGCTGTTTTAATCGGTATCGCTACTAGTGGATTCGGTATTTTACCAGGATTTTTCGCTGGATACGTTTGTGCTTTCGTCGTGAAATTTCTCGAAAAGAAATTACCAGCTGGTGTAGAGTTTTTAGCAATTTTATTTATTGCTGCACCAATCTCACGAGGAATGGCAATGCTTATGGATCCGCTCGTGAACGCAACGCTCGGTAAAATCGGCTCTATGATTTCAGTTGCAACTACAGAAAGTCCTATCATTATGGGCATTATGCTTGGTGGATTAATCACAGTTATTTCTACCTCTCCATTAAGTTCTATGGCACTAACTGCAATGCTTGGATTAACAGGTTTACCAATGGCGATTGGTAGTCTTGCCGTAGCAGCCTCAGCCCCAATGAACTTTATTTTCTTTAAGCGATTAAAAATTTGCTCAAAGAAAGACACAATCGCTGTAGCAATCGAGCCTTTAACACAAGCGGATGTTGTTTCAGCAAATCCAATTCCAATTTATGCGACAAACTTCGTTGGCGGTGCGCTTGCTGGTATTATTACATCTCTTTTCCAGCTCGTTAATAATGCACCAGGAACAGCATCACCAATCCCAGGACTTCTTGTCTTATTCGGGTTTAATGACGTTGTAAAAGTAACGATTGCTGCTGTATTATGTGGAATCGTTACCACGATTGTTGGATACATCGGATCAATCGTGTTCCGTAAATATCCAATTCGTTCTGCTGATGAAATTCGTGGCATTACTTCGGAAGAGAAAGTAGCATAA
- the speB gene encoding agmatinase, with protein sequence MRFDEAYSGKVFIKSHPSFEESKVVIYGMPMDWTVSYRPGSRFGPARIREVSIGLEEYSPYLDRELEEVKYFDAGDIPLPFGNAQRSIDMIEEYVSKLLDADKFPLGLGGEHLVSWPIFKAMAKKYPDLAIIHMDAHTDLRESYEGEPLSHSTPIRKVCDLIGPENVYSFGIRSGMKEEFEWAKEVGMNLYKFDVLEPLKEVLPKLAGRPVYVTIDIDVLDPAHAPGTGTLEAGGITSKELLDSIVAIANSNINVVGADLVEVAPVYDHSDQTPVAASKFVREMLLGWVK encoded by the coding sequence ATGCGTTTTGATGAAGCTTATTCAGGTAAAGTATTTATTAAAAGTCATCCAAGTTTTGAAGAGTCGAAGGTAGTTATTTACGGGATGCCTATGGATTGGACAGTAAGTTACCGTCCAGGATCTCGCTTTGGCCCTGCACGTATTCGTGAAGTATCAATCGGTCTTGAAGAATATAGCCCATATTTAGATCGTGAACTAGAAGAGGTAAAATATTTTGATGCGGGTGATATCCCATTACCATTCGGAAACGCACAACGCAGCATAGATATGATTGAAGAATATGTATCAAAACTTTTAGATGCCGATAAGTTTCCGCTAGGTCTCGGCGGTGAGCACTTAGTGTCTTGGCCAATTTTTAAGGCAATGGCAAAAAAATATCCGGATTTAGCGATCATCCATATGGATGCTCATACTGATTTACGTGAATCGTATGAAGGGGAGCCTTTATCTCACTCTACACCAATTCGTAAAGTGTGCGATTTAATTGGTCCGGAAAACGTATATTCTTTCGGTATTCGTTCTGGAATGAAGGAAGAATTCGAATGGGCAAAAGAAGTAGGTATGAACTTATATAAATTTGACGTATTAGAACCGTTAAAAGAAGTATTACCGAAACTTGCAGGACGCCCAGTCTATGTCACAATTGACATTGACGTATTAGACCCAGCTCATGCTCCTGGAACAGGAACATTAGAAGCTGGAGGTATCACATCTAAAGAATTATTAGATTCCATCGTGGCAATTGCAAATTCAAATATAAATGTAGTTGGAGCAGACTTAGTAGAAGTAGCTCCTGTCTACGACCATAGTGATCAAACGCCAGTCGCAGCAAGCAAATTCGTGCGGGAAATGCTGCTCGGTTGGGTGAAATAA